A genomic stretch from Chitinophagaceae bacterium includes:
- a CDS encoding sodium:solute symporter, with protein MSPVLLFSFVFGYFLLLLGVAWYTSKNSNNDSFFIGNRNSNWMLVAFGMIGTSLSGVTFVSVPGAVAKESFAYFQITLGYLIGYLVIAYVLLPLYYKLNLTSIYNYLSGRLGFKAYKTGASFFILSRTLGATARLYLVVRILQDALPPSIHIPFWVTTLIILIMILLYTYEGGVKTIVWTDTLQTTCMLAGLVICVVYLLNQMGMSFGDSITAMNEKGYSKIFFTNPESKFFFLKQILAGAFITITMTGMDQEMMQKNISVKTLKGSQKNVLTLGVILMVVLMLFLFLGGVLLLFAEQQGITAVGDKLFPSIALNHMPPIVSVIFIIALISALFPSADGAITALTSSFCIDIIGMQRRTDMTEAEKKKLRQRIHLVFAFLFLVLVMVYKWINEPSMIGVILKVAAYTYGPLLGLFTFGIITKRAVNDKLVPFVCIAAPVICFFIDKFQKQLFGSFEVGLELLIINGLLTFIGLWFISHKPKTQAV; from the coding sequence ATGTCTCCGGTATTATTATTTTCATTTGTATTTGGATATTTTTTATTGCTGCTGGGTGTTGCGTGGTACACATCCAAAAACTCCAATAACGATTCCTTCTTTATCGGTAACCGCAACAGCAACTGGATGCTGGTGGCATTTGGTATGATTGGGACTTCTTTAAGTGGTGTTACGTTTGTAAGTGTACCCGGTGCTGTAGCCAAAGAATCTTTCGCTTATTTCCAGATTACATTGGGTTATCTCATCGGTTACCTGGTGATTGCTTATGTACTGCTGCCGCTTTATTATAAACTCAATCTCACTTCCATTTATAATTACCTGAGCGGACGTTTAGGTTTCAAAGCATATAAAACAGGGGCTTCTTTTTTCATTCTGTCAAGAACATTGGGAGCTACCGCAAGATTATATCTTGTTGTACGGATTTTGCAGGATGCATTACCTCCATCCATTCATATTCCTTTTTGGGTAACAACGCTCATTATCCTCATCATGATTTTATTATATACTTATGAAGGCGGTGTAAAAACAATTGTATGGACGGATACCCTGCAAACAACCTGTATGCTTGCCGGTTTGGTGATTTGTGTTGTGTACCTGCTGAACCAGATGGGTATGAGTTTTGGCGACAGTATCACAGCCATGAATGAAAAAGGGTATTCAAAAATTTTCTTTACCAACCCTGAAAGTAAATTCTTTTTTCTGAAACAGATACTGGCTGGTGCGTTCATTACCATTACCATGACCGGGATGGACCAGGAAATGATGCAGAAAAATATTTCTGTAAAAACATTAAAAGGGTCTCAAAAAAATGTACTCACATTGGGTGTTATATTAATGGTGGTACTGATGCTGTTCCTCTTCCTTGGTGGTGTACTGTTACTGTTTGCCGAGCAGCAGGGGATTACTGCAGTAGGAGATAAACTATTTCCTTCCATAGCATTGAATCATATGCCACCAATTGTTTCAGTCATCTTCATTATTGCATTGATCTCGGCTTTGTTCCCGAGTGCAGACGGTGCCATTACAGCACTCACTTCATCTTTCTGTATTGATATCATTGGTATGCAACGGCGAACAGATATGACGGAAGCAGAAAAGAAAAAATTACGTCAGCGTATCCACCTGGTATTTGCGTTCCTGTTTTTAGTACTGGTGATGGTATATAAATGGATCAATGAACCAAGTATGATTGGTGTTATTTTAAAAGTGGCCGCTTATACTTATGGTCCTTTGCTGGGCTTATTTACATTCGGCATCATTACCAAACGTGCAGTGAATGATAAACTGGTGCCGTTTGTTTGCATTGCAGCACCTGTTATCTGTTTCTTTATTGATAAATTTCAAAAGCAACTCTTTGGTTCATTTGAAGTGGGACTTGAACTGCTCATCATCAACGGGCTTTTAACCTTTATTGGTTTGTGGTTCATCTCACACAAGCCGAAGACGCAGGCTGTTTAA
- a CDS encoding TIGR00730 family Rossman fold protein, translating to MQFSSLAVFCGSKSGADPLFTEHAKQLGAMMALKNITLVYGGGGKGLMGTVADAVMENQGKVIGIIPEILLEWEAQHEGITELIVVEDMHIRKKKMYELCDAAVILPGGHGTLDEMFEMLTWNTLNIHNKKLFLLNSNGYYNHLVAHIRHMEKENFLYEKMEERIVLVNDPAEIFNDAGF from the coding sequence ATGCAATTCTCTTCATTAGCTGTTTTCTGCGGTTCTAAATCAGGGGCCGATCCATTGTTTACTGAGCATGCAAAACAATTGGGTGCAATGATGGCGCTGAAAAACATCACACTTGTTTATGGCGGTGGTGGCAAAGGCCTGATGGGAACTGTGGCTGATGCTGTCATGGAAAATCAGGGAAAGGTAATTGGCATTATTCCTGAAATATTGCTTGAATGGGAAGCCCAGCACGAAGGAATTACTGAACTGATTGTTGTGGAAGATATGCATATCCGCAAAAAGAAAATGTATGAGCTCTGCGATGCAGCTGTTATCTTACCGGGTGGTCACGGCACATTGGATGAAATGTTTGAAATGCTTACCTGGAACACACTCAACATCCATAACAAAAAATTATTCCTGCTCAACAGCAATGGATATTACAATCATCTTGTTGCGCATATCAGGCATATGGAAAAAGAAAATTTCCTATACGAAAAAATGGAAGAACGGATTGTATTGGTGAATGACCCGGCTGAAATTTTTAACGACGCTGGTTTTTAG
- a CDS encoding PorP/SprF family type IX secretion system membrane protein yields the protein MNKNRIIQMLLLVLLQSSAGAQDLHFSQFMNSPLTTNPANTGFIPDADYRIGANYRNQWSSVPVPFKTASVWGDAQLLRNKIENGWVGVGAVLLNDAAGRGNLRSNKVYGSVAYHQMIGLSSLLSAGFNAGYASKRIDVTKFTFDNQWNGKFFDAGAPNGEAKLTNPSSSYFDLQVGMNYAYFPTEKTYVNAGISVHHINKPKETFFSNGTNEVPRRYIGFLNGSFKVNDDWILNPNAYFSSQAKANELVFGGNAAYNVIGDGSVVVFGGAYYRWGDAAVAMVGLEWKDIRFTFTYDATTSNLGRYNSAYGAYEFSLIRNGYYNEYLGDKNQRRQSMCPRF from the coding sequence ATGAATAAAAACAGAATCATACAAATGTTATTGCTGGTGCTTTTGCAAAGTTCTGCAGGTGCACAGGATCTGCATTTTTCCCAGTTTATGAATTCACCGTTAACAACTAATCCGGCCAATACAGGATTTATTCCTGATGCCGATTACAGGATTGGGGCTAACTACCGCAATCAATGGTCTTCTGTTCCTGTTCCGTTTAAAACAGCAAGTGTATGGGGCGATGCTCAGTTGTTACGCAACAAAATTGAAAATGGATGGGTAGGTGTCGGTGCTGTTTTGCTTAATGATGCTGCTGGGCGTGGCAATCTCCGTTCAAACAAAGTATATGGTTCAGTTGCCTATCATCAAATGATTGGTCTCAGCAGTTTATTATCAGCCGGCTTCAATGCAGGTTATGCCAGCAAACGGATTGATGTAACAAAATTTACATTTGATAATCAGTGGAACGGAAAATTCTTTGATGCAGGCGCACCAAATGGAGAAGCGAAACTCACAAACCCCAGCAGTTCTTATTTTGATCTGCAGGTAGGGATGAACTATGCATATTTTCCAACAGAGAAAACGTATGTAAACGCAGGTATCTCTGTTCATCATATCAACAAACCAAAAGAAACCTTTTTCAGCAATGGTACCAATGAAGTACCCCGCAGGTATATTGGTTTTTTAAACGGAAGTTTTAAAGTGAATGATGATTGGATATTAAATCCCAATGCGTATTTTTCTTCACAGGCCAAAGCAAATGAACTGGTATTTGGCGGTAATGCAGCTTACAATGTTATTGGCGATGGAAGTGTGGTTGTGTTTGGAGGCGCTTATTACCGCTGGGGCGATGCAGCAGTAGCCATGGTTGGACTTGAATGGAAAGATATCCGTTTTACATTTACATATGATGCCACTACCAGCAATCTTGGAAGATATAACAGTGCTTATGGCGCCTATGAGTTCTCACTCATTAGAAATGGATATTATAATGAATACCTTGGTGATAAGAACCAGCGCAGACAAAGTATGTGTCCAAGGTTTTAA
- a CDS encoding gliding motility-associated C-terminal domain-containing protein codes for MIISRLFIVPCLFLALPLITKSQLYFVENKGQWDKQVQFKTEAGNSAFFLSKDGYTILMHHPEDYQRLTEYNHGHRIDSPSKKDVTAAVPDKMRAHAFRVKFLGGNFNSTPVMEKPLPGIENYFIGNDESKWASGCKLFQAITYKNVYPGVDVRYYVQGDQLKYDIVVYPGADVSKIQMHYEGADKLSIRNNELIVGTSVGEARELKPYTFQFVEGKRETIQCRYKLAGNTVSFDIKNYDRTTTLIIDPALVFSSFSRSTTDNWGFTATPGPDGSFFGGGIAQPTGFPTSTGVIQPTGGGPTTASVPPDIGIIRLSPDGRTRMFATYLGGNGIEQPHSIIADAAGNLVIAGRTNSGNTFPGALYGDGGGYDIFVTKINSTGTAIIGSIRIGGTGDDGVNINPSRGAGAQTLLRNYGDDGKSEVILDRNNNILLASCSQSRRLFAQVAGSDSSGGRQDGIVIKINPNANTVIWSKYLGGIGEDAAFVLSVNPLSPQDIFVAGGTTSTNFPGTAAGVLQPAYNGGTADGYVTNLTDNGTTVSLLRTTYLGTAQTDLVYGIQFDQKGFPYVMGTSTGNWPVQNAIYSVANSRQFIAKLQPNLSGFVYSTTFGTSGAAAPNISPVAFLVDNCENVYVSGWGGAANNFGGGPSAYPTAGTTGLPVTSDAFQRTTDGSDFYFFVLQKNAASQLYGSFFGQLGGPGGTEHVDGGTSRFDQSGVIYQAICANCKNVGAVVPAQAPYPITAGVFGNVNPAVGGGGCNLGMVKIRFDLAGVDVALRAVGAKQLNFCLPATVQFTDTIRMAKTYIWIWGDGTRNDTTATNPFTHTYNTTGFFDVKIIGIDSNSCNVKDSATMRIRVTTDSVAVGFNYSRLACNSLTFNFTNTSNLLTSSKPFGPKSFMWVWGDGTKNDTILGFAPPVAHTFPAIGSYNVRLVLIDSGYCNLGDDSSMVNFQVIDNIRAGFSVDNVCVPDTVKIIDTSVGSLSYLWLSSDGQSSNATVPNFTYATPGPYTIKQYVFNPNSCNLIDSATRTFQAVAPPTAGFFYNPNPSQENTPTRFTSTASADVVRWFWEFGDGDTSALRDPFHQYVRPGINTVCQTVTNSVGCQDSICIPVESIINIVNDLPSAFTPNGDGVNDRFMVRGFGIAKMTLRVYNRQGLMVFESRSQNIGWDGNYKGTPQPMDAYAWTLEVEYFTGEKFKKKGDVTLIR; via the coding sequence GATAAGCAGGTGCAGTTTAAAACCGAAGCCGGTAACAGTGCTTTCTTTTTAAGTAAAGATGGATACACGATCCTTATGCATCACCCGGAAGATTATCAGCGGTTAACTGAATACAATCACGGTCACAGAATTGATTCCCCCTCAAAAAAAGATGTTACTGCAGCAGTACCTGATAAAATGCGTGCCCATGCTTTCAGGGTAAAATTCCTTGGCGGTAATTTCAATTCAACTCCTGTTATGGAAAAACCATTGCCGGGAATTGAAAATTATTTTATAGGCAATGATGAAAGCAAATGGGCAAGCGGTTGTAAACTCTTTCAGGCCATCACGTACAAAAATGTTTATCCGGGTGTGGATGTGCGTTATTATGTGCAGGGCGATCAGCTGAAGTATGATATTGTTGTTTATCCCGGTGCAGATGTTTCAAAAATTCAAATGCATTACGAAGGGGCCGATAAACTCAGCATCAGGAATAATGAACTGATTGTGGGCACTTCGGTTGGAGAAGCCCGTGAGCTGAAGCCGTATACTTTTCAGTTTGTTGAAGGGAAAAGGGAAACTATTCAATGCAGGTACAAGCTTGCCGGTAATACAGTAAGTTTCGATATAAAAAATTATGACAGGACAACAACGCTGATCATTGATCCGGCATTAGTTTTTTCTTCTTTCAGCAGAAGTACAACTGATAACTGGGGCTTTACAGCCACACCGGGTCCTGATGGCAGTTTTTTTGGCGGTGGTATTGCACAGCCTACTGGATTTCCTACAAGTACAGGTGTTATACAGCCAACCGGTGGCGGACCTACAACTGCAAGTGTTCCACCGGATATAGGCATTATCCGTTTGTCACCCGATGGACGTACAAGAATGTTTGCAACCTATCTTGGTGGTAATGGAATTGAACAGCCACACAGCATCATTGCAGATGCTGCCGGAAATTTAGTGATTGCAGGACGAACAAATTCAGGCAACACTTTTCCCGGAGCTTTATATGGAGATGGTGGAGGGTACGATATTTTTGTTACAAAGATCAATTCTACCGGAACGGCAATCATCGGCTCCATCCGTATTGGCGGAACAGGGGATGATGGTGTGAATATTAACCCAAGCAGAGGTGCAGGTGCACAAACGCTGTTAAGAAATTATGGAGATGATGGTAAAAGTGAAGTTATACTTGATCGTAATAACAATATTCTTCTTGCTTCGTGCTCTCAATCAAGAAGGCTCTTTGCACAGGTGGCAGGATCGGATAGTTCCGGAGGCAGACAAGATGGGATTGTAATAAAAATAAATCCTAATGCAAATACGGTTATATGGAGCAAATATCTTGGAGGTATCGGAGAAGATGCTGCATTTGTTTTATCAGTTAATCCGTTAAGCCCACAGGATATTTTTGTAGCAGGTGGAACTACAAGTACTAATTTTCCCGGTACAGCAGCCGGTGTATTGCAGCCGGCTTATAATGGAGGCACAGCAGATGGCTATGTAACCAATCTTACAGATAATGGCACAACTGTATCACTTCTCCGTACAACATACCTTGGAACGGCACAAACAGATCTCGTTTATGGTATCCAGTTCGATCAAAAAGGATTTCCTTATGTTATGGGTACTTCAACCGGGAACTGGCCTGTACAAAACGCTATTTATTCTGTAGCCAATTCAAGACAGTTTATTGCCAAACTCCAGCCAAATCTCAGTGGCTTTGTTTATTCAACAACCTTTGGCACTTCGGGAGCAGCCGCACCAAATATTTCACCTGTTGCCTTTCTGGTTGATAATTGCGAAAACGTGTATGTGTCAGGATGGGGCGGGGCAGCCAACAATTTTGGTGGCGGGCCCTCTGCTTATCCAACAGCAGGAACCACCGGACTTCCGGTAACAAGCGATGCATTTCAGCGAACAACAGACGGCAGTGATTTTTATTTCTTTGTGTTACAAAAAAATGCAGCCTCGCAGTTGTACGGAAGTTTCTTTGGACAATTAGGAGGTCCTGGAGGAACAGAACATGTAGATGGAGGAACAAGCCGTTTTGATCAAAGTGGAGTTATTTACCAGGCTATTTGCGCCAATTGTAAAAATGTAGGGGCTGTTGTACCTGCCCAGGCACCTTATCCAATTACAGCAGGGGTATTTGGTAATGTAAACCCGGCAGTTGGCGGCGGTGGATGTAATCTTGGTATGGTAAAAATCCGTTTCGATTTAGCAGGTGTTGATGTAGCATTAAGAGCAGTAGGTGCAAAACAATTGAACTTCTGTTTACCGGCTACTGTTCAGTTTACCGATACGATCCGAATGGCCAAAACGTATATCTGGATTTGGGGAGATGGTACAAGAAATGATACAACAGCAACCAATCCATTTACACATACATATAATACAACAGGTTTTTTTGATGTAAAGATTATTGGTATCGACAGTAATTCCTGTAATGTAAAGGATTCTGCTACCATGCGGATTCGTGTTACAACAGACTCTGTTGCTGTTGGGTTCAATTATTCCCGACTTGCCTGTAACAGTCTTACATTTAATTTTACCAATACAAGTAATCTTCTTACTTCTTCAAAACCGTTCGGGCCAAAATCATTTATGTGGGTTTGGGGCGATGGAACGAAAAATGACACCATCTTAGGTTTTGCACCACCGGTTGCACATACGTTCCCCGCAATTGGTTCATACAATGTTCGTCTTGTTTTAATTGATAGTGGTTACTGTAATCTGGGTGATGATTCAAGTATGGTGAATTTTCAGGTGATAGACAATATCAGGGCCGGGTTCAGTGTAGACAATGTGTGTGTACCCGATACAGTAAAAATAATCGATACATCTGTTGGTTCGCTCAGTTACCTGTGGTTAAGCAGCGATGGACAATCGTCGAATGCCACTGTGCCAAACTTTACCTATGCAACTCCGGGGCCTTACACAATCAAGCAATATGTTTTTAATCCCAACAGTTGTAACCTGATTGATTCTGCAACAAGAACCTTCCAGGCAGTTGCACCGCCAACAGCAGGTTTCTTTTATAATCCAAATCCTTCGCAGGAAAATACACCAACAAGGTTCACAAGTACTGCATCAGCTGATGTAGTCCGGTGGTTCTGGGAATTTGGTGATGGAGATACATCAGCATTGCGTGATCCGTTTCATCAATATGTGCGGCCGGGTATTAATACTGTTTGCCAAACAGTCACTAATAGTGTTGGCTGCCAGGATTCAATATGTATTCCGGTTGAATCAATCATCAATATTGTAAACGATCTGCCAAGCGCCTTTACACCTAATGGAGACGGAGTGAATGATCGCTTTATGGTTCGTGGTTTCGGTATTGCAAAGATGACCTTACGTGTTTACAACCGCCAGGGTTTAATGGTGTTTGAAAGCCGCTCACAGAATATTGGATGGGATGGAAACTATAAAGGAACACCACAGCCGATGGATGCCTATGCATGGACACTGGAGGTGGAATATTTTACCGGTGAAAAGTTTAAGAAGAAAGGTGATGTAACGCTGATCAGATAA